In Dermacentor silvarum isolate Dsil-2018 chromosome 2, BIME_Dsil_1.4, whole genome shotgun sequence, the following proteins share a genomic window:
- the LOC119439959 gene encoding uncharacterized protein LOC119439959 — MKRGSGDITYPTPAPVPHAIGSVSNDIAPPTTTPDPSMPFAEPASETARELCTVPTPLPPTLPAIAKADTGHHLLRPPLHPTSGVLNEPLDTPVASDPTLPGPPVASSRCASSPAVPDHCRLPTRYATSPCNARVVARPALHHSCAHPSP; from the coding sequence ATGAAACGTGGCAGCGGAGACATCACCTACCCAACGCCGGCTCCCGTGCCAcacgccatcgggtctgtctccaacgACATCGCTCCTCCGACAACGACACCCGACCCGTCCATGCCGTTCGCTGAGCCGGCCTCTGAGACGGCGCGCGAGCTCTGCACCGTGCCGACTCCGCTGCCTCCGACCTTGCCGGCTATCGCCAAAGCGGACACGGGCCACCACCTTCTGCGACCCCCactgcatcccacgtcaggcgtcctcaaCGAACCACTGGACACTCCTGTGGCCTCTGACCCCACTTTGCCTGGCCCGCCAGTGGCTTCCTCACGATGCGCATCATCGCCGGCTGTGCCGGATCATTGTCGCCTGCCGACAAGGTATGCCACATCCCCGTGCAATGCACGCGTCGTGGCCCGTCCAGCACTCCATCACTCGTGCGCGCACCCTAGTCCGTGA